The DNA region TGGAATCATTAGAACATTAGGCAACGGTTCAGAATCTAATGTTGGATTGGGGAGGACAAAGTCAAAGAAGATGTCATTGTTGAGTTGAGTATGAGGGCTTTGAGCAAAAGGCATGGTGTCCCCATGAAATATCACATCCCTTGATATGAAGAATTATTTGGTTCGTAGATTGTAAAGTTTATAACCTTTGTAGCCAAGTGGATAACCCAAGAACACGGCTGGATCTGATCTAGGGTCAAACTTTGATCTAGAACTGGTAATGGTATTGGTGGCAGCATAGGCAGGTCATCCAAAAATCTTCATTGCCTTGTAGTTTGGGGACTTTTCAAATAACAACTCAAATGGAGATTTCATCTTGAGGAGTGGACTCGATGTTTTGTTGATTAGAAAGGCTGTAGTGGACCCACATTCTCCCCAAAAGGTAATTGAAACTTGTGATTGGAAATATAAAGCTCGGGCAACGTTGAGTAGGTGTTGGTGTTTTTTTTCTACCACCGCATTTTGTTGTGGTCGGTATGGATAGAAGAATTGATGTAACACTCTTTTTCTGCAGAAAATCAGTTACTGCCAACTCCTTTGCATTATCGGACCTGAAGCATTTGATCTTCTTGCTAAATTGAGTTTCTATCATTGCAGAAAATGCTTTTATACAACCTGCAGTTTCAGATTTATGTTGTAACAAGTATAACCAGCAAAATCTTGTAGCATCATCAACTAAGCTTAAGAAATATCTCTTTCCATTATATGTAGAAACATGATATGGTCCCCAAACACAATGTACAAGGTCAAAAGAATTTGGTGACAAATTATTATTTGATTCAAAAGAAAGCTTTCTAAACTTTGCAAGAGGACATATGTGACAACCTACAGAGTTAGACTCTTCTAGAAAATTTATTTGTGACAAATTGAAAGAAGAAGTTACATGTTTGGTGATTTTATTTGAAGCGTGACCCAGTCGTGCATGCCAAAGCTTGGAATTACACAAATTGATAGAGTGCGATTCGAATTTCAATTGATTAGAGGGAGTTGTTGCTCTGAGGATGTAGAGTCCCTCATGCAGCTCACCCTTCCCAATCTTCTTTAACATCTTGGTGTCCTGGATTGTAAAATTAGATGAGCTAATAGTGATGTCAAGAGTAGTGTTTGAAAGGAAGGCCGAGACAGACAAAAGGTTGACACAAAAATCAGGTACATATAATACATTTTTCAATGTGATATTTGAACTAACAACTACTATTCctatgaaattagcttgaaactgTTCATTGTTTGGAAGAGAAATTGAATAGTTTTGGGAGGTGTGAATAGTTTGAAAGAGAGACAAATCATATGCAATATGGATTGTGGCACCACTATCTAGAATCCAATCTTGTTTTGATAATGTTGAACTTGTAAGTAAGGCATTGAGAACGATACCTGCTAGTGTGACTACCTGTGTAGTTGCATTTGAAGTGATTTCTTGAAGCTTTTGACTATTAAGTAACTGCATCAGTTGCTGCACCTGAGATGCATTTAAGGTCAAATTTGAAGATGAATCTTGAGGTAATTGAGACTCTCCTCCAATGACATTGTGGGCTGCTTGCTTCAGACCATGCATGGATGGACTTCTGCCTCTATTATAGTTAGATGGAAAACCATGAAGCTTGAAGTGCTTATCAATTGTGTGACTGAGAATACCACAATGAGAACAGAGAGGCATGTCCTTTTTCgcatttcctcttcctcttccagaCTGTGGAGGCACATGTTGATTTCTTGCAAAGAAAGCGAGTTGAGTTGGGGGTGAGGGAGCGCCAATCGGCTTGTGCTTTTCTTCTTGGACCACTAGGGATAGGACCTTGTTGATTGATGGTAGAGGCTCAATCAATAGAATCTGTCCTCGAATTTGAGCATAGGAATCATCTAAGTCCATTAGGAAACAGTGTACGTACTCGTTTTGGAGAAAAGCTTGCATCGGCCGCGAATCAGCACAATTGCAAGGGATTGGACGATATGAGTTGAGTTCTTCCCAAAGAACTTTTATTTTTGTGAAGTATTGTGAAACCGTCATCGAACCTTGACACAAGTTCACTAAGTCTTGCTTGAGTTCGAAAATTCTTGGACTATTGCCATGTTGAAACCTTTCTTTGAGATTATTCCACAACTCTTCAGCAGAATCAGTATAAACCAGGGATGTTGCAATTTCTTTGGACACTGAATTAAGAATCCAAGTGCTAACTATGTCATTCACACATTGCCAAGTCTCGAATTGCTCGGCATCAAGTTCAGGATCTGGACGCGATACCGAACCATTGATGAATCCAAGCTTACGCTTAGTGTTGAGGGCCTTTTTCATGGTTCTGCTCCATGAGTTATAATTCTCTTCGGTGAGTTGTTGAGTAACCAGAGTGAGTCCTGGTTGGTCCGTAGAGGACAAGAAAAATAGATCTGCCATGGATAAACTTATTCTTGAGTAAAGAATGGTCTCTCACACTCGATCTCGTGATCGGAACCTTAACTTCTTCAAATAATGAAGTTTGATATGGAAAAATTAGGCTTTCATCTGATCTATTGGGAGAGTTTTGAgtgtgagaaagaaaagaaatggaagaagaagagaaagaattagagaaaatgaagaaaaatgaaagaaaattgaagGAGGAAAAAAGCGGAAGGTGAGAGAAAAATGATAGCGTCTGATACCATATTGAATCCAAGAACAGCGAAAATAATTGGAATGAATTCAATCTTCTATTATTATACtgtatatgtaatatatatatatatatatataagggtgTGATTGCTGGTGTATTTGCTAGTCTAGACAATACTATAATACAAGAGATTTTATTCACTTGTGAACTATATAAATAACAATTTGACACTAACAATAAtgatggaaaaaaaagaaaaaaatttaaatagaaaaataaaaaaaaagaaaaagatgcatATCCTATCATAATTTTATTGGACTTTATTCCGTACAAAATTTGGTTgcttagtatttttaattatctttatagATTTTGACACAAATCATAATAACCTGTTAAAAAAAGTTTTGTTTTATCTACAGCTGTCCTAGCAATTACATTGTTCTTTTTTAGCTGTCTTTTGTGTGCTTTTAGGTTTGATTTAAGTTTTAATTagatagaattatttttttggagaattaaattaaaaatattacaattattcataaattttgaaaagattggtAGGTAAAAGCCAAATTTCTGTACCAAATGAATTGAAGGTGGGGATGATATGCAAAAGGTTATTATCGTATGAGCAATTGAatattcatgttttggttttggtcttTGAATAACACTTGGCCTCTTGTATCTTTCTTCTCTAGCAATGATATATAATGGATAACCTTTTTTCTTTTAGAACCCTTCCTTTCTTGATGATAGCGGTATTTAACAATAAAAATCaatcaataattatttaatatagatTTTAGATATGTAACTGttgaatttttttaacaaaaatattatatatataaaaaaaatcatctatcaaattaattattatatatttgtgtacaaataatacatatattatttaacttatttttaatatatattttatattttaatatatattcaatTCAAATGactatttagtagttaatttttattatatacgtagcataattaatttttaatatacgaATATTTTTTATTAGCTGATAATTTATGTTGTTTTAAGAGCAAAACTAATAtagtaatattaattattaaacttTCCATAGACAGGGAAATTTAACATTTGTGACAGAATtctattagtattattttatacaaataaaacaacaaattcatgaCTTCCAAAGAAAAAAGGCATCTGCCTCcgcaataatataaattaaataaaaacaaatacagaaaaaaaaaaaaactagtgcACTATGCACCAATTGAATTTGAGTCCAAAATCAAAAAGCCTCCAAAGCCAACCCTAGTGCAAATACATCATAATCATCTGCACTAAACCATGCATTATGATCATGATCATGGCCATTTTTGCATCCACACTCATCCCAATTGAAATTGAAGCTCTTGTTATtattctccttctcctcttccctCTTAGCCACTTGTATTTTAATCTCAACTTCAACTTCTGGTGCTTCTTCTTTGCATGGAACCATCTTCACCCACTCTTTGTACACCATGTTTGGTGATgattcaagaacttccttccatGGAATCTCACCTTTTCCCACAAGATTTGACCCCAAAATCTTCTTGCTTTGCCTCAACTCCAAAACAAGGCTTTCATGCTTGAGTCTGTCCAAGAATTCTTGGGGGCAAGAACAATCAAGAGTGAAGGACTCATTCCAAAAGGGAAAGGATTTGGAATGAACCTTCTTAGTGTTAAGTTGGATCCTTTTGTTGTTGTTCCCTGAAGGAAGATAGAATCTTGCAAATAAATTCCCCTTGGACTTTATGGAATCAACATTTTGGACTTGTATTATTCTTATTTCACATTTAAATAAGGAACAAAAATTTTTGGACATACCCATGTTAAGAAATTTAATGTGTGTGTGTTTTAAACTAGAAAATAGCCAGAGAATGAGGTTTACTTTGTTTGGATTGGATTTCAATTGTTGTGTGGATTTGGACATAGATGGGTATGACATGATACATATATATAGTGATTAcatcaaataattaaaaacttaaagtAATTAgacaaaataactaaaaagatgtTGGGGATGCCATTATTATGCCACCGATCTT from Arachis hypogaea cultivar Tifrunner chromosome 10, arahy.Tifrunner.gnm2.J5K5, whole genome shotgun sequence includes:
- the LOC140175584 gene encoding uncharacterized protein, whose protein sequence is MADLFFLSSTDQPGLTLVTQQLTEENYNSWSRTMKKALNTKRKLGFINGSVSRPDPELDAEQFETWQCVNDIVSTWILNSVSKEIATSLVYTDSAEELWNNLKERFQHGNSPRIFELKQDLVNLCQGSMTVSQYFTKIKVLWEELNSYRPIPCNCADSRPMQAFLQNEYVHCFLMDLDDSYAQIRGQILLIEPLPSINKVLSLVVQEEKHKPIGAPSPPTQLAFFARNQHVPPQSGRGRGNAKKDMPLCSHCGILSHTIDKHFKLHGFPSNYNRGRSPSMHGLKQAAHNVIGGESQLPQDSSSNLTLNASQVQQLMQLLNSQKLQEITSNATTQVVTLAGIVLNALLTSSTLSKQDWILDSGATIHIAYDLSLFQTIHTSQNYSISLPNNEQFQANFIGIVVVSSNITLKNVLYVPDFCVNLLSVSAFLSNTTLDITISSSNFTIQDTKMLKKIGKGCIKAFSAMIETQFSKKIKCFRSDNAKELAVTDFLQKKSVTSILLSIPTTTKCGGCRWVYKAKLKADGSLERYKARLVVKGYTQQAGIDFKDTFSPVAKVTTVRVLLGIAAVRKWHLIQLDINNAFLNGDLDEEVYMEVLMGHPKRKKGLVCTLTKSLYGLRQASRQWFHKFCSTFKQNGFTQCKSDYSLFSTGSGDSETFLLVYVDNIIIAGSNLDMRKYTLSLLDDTNLLDCKPATVLMDANLKLRVKEGDLIPDASAYRRLIGRLIYLDTRRSTTSYCAFLGDSLITWKNKKQTVVSRSSAEAKYRSMAHASCEVIWLIGLL
- the LOC112715181 gene encoding uncharacterized protein codes for the protein MSKSTQQLKSNPNKVNLILWLFSSLKHTHIKFLNMGMSKNFCSLFKCEIRIIQVQNVDSIKSKGNLFARFYLPSGNNNKRIQLNTKKVHSKSFPFWNESFTLDCSCPQEFLDRLKHESLVLELRQSKKILGSNLVGKGEIPWKEVLESSPNMVYKEWVKMVPCKEEAPEVEVEIKIQVAKREEEKENNNKSFNFNWDECGCKNGHDHDHNAWFSADDYDVFALGLALEAF